A single region of the Pseudomonas mandelii genome encodes:
- a CDS encoding LysR family transcriptional regulator: MNPFEDMRIFCQVMDSGSFTSAADQLGLSKQFVSRRLMQLEERLGVRLLNRSTRRLDVTPLGQSYYESALRLLGEVEQVEQGIAGQTTEPRGTIRVSAPLSFALAHLGCLLPLFLQRYRDVTVEVDLSDRPVDLLSEGYDLALRIGILEDSTLIARRIASIQRVYCASPAYLAERGTPLKPEDLHNHDCLPYGHGRQVQWRFEGQGKPLSVNVTGRMRVNNGELLKDAAVAGMGITYLPTFIVGSALKEGRLVPVLDEFRPPPLTLSAVYPQHRQSSRPVLALIEFLRERLDRVECGL, translated from the coding sequence ATGAACCCGTTCGAAGATATGCGTATTTTTTGCCAGGTCATGGACTCCGGCAGCTTCACCTCGGCAGCCGATCAATTGGGCCTGTCCAAGCAGTTCGTCAGCCGGCGCTTGATGCAGCTCGAAGAGCGTCTGGGCGTGCGCCTGCTCAATCGCTCCACGCGGCGGCTGGACGTCACGCCGCTGGGCCAGAGTTATTACGAGTCCGCGTTACGTTTGCTCGGTGAAGTCGAGCAAGTGGAGCAGGGCATCGCCGGCCAGACCACCGAGCCGCGCGGCACCATCCGCGTAAGTGCGCCGTTGTCGTTTGCGCTGGCGCATCTGGGGTGCTTGCTGCCGTTGTTTTTGCAGCGCTATCGCGATGTCACGGTGGAAGTGGACTTGAGCGATCGGCCGGTGGACTTGCTCAGCGAGGGTTACGACCTGGCGTTGCGCATCGGCATCCTGGAGGACTCGACCCTGATCGCCCGCCGCATCGCCTCCATCCAGCGCGTGTACTGCGCCAGCCCGGCCTATCTGGCTGAGCGCGGCACGCCGCTCAAACCCGAAGATTTGCACAACCATGACTGCCTGCCTTACGGCCACGGGCGTCAGGTGCAATGGCGTTTCGAAGGGCAGGGCAAGCCGCTGAGCGTCAACGTGACGGGCCGGATGCGGGTCAACAACGGGGAGTTGCTCAAGGATGCGGCGGTGGCCGGGATGGGGATTACGTATTTGCCGACGTTCATCGTCGGTTCGGCGCTGAAGGAGGGGCGGCTGGTGCCGGTGCTGGATGAGTTTCGTCCGCCGCCGCTGACGTTGTCGGCGGTGTATCCGCAGCACCGCCAGAGTTCGCGGCCGGTGCTGGCGTTGATCGAGTTTTTGCGCGAGCGGCTGGATCGGGTTGAGTGTGGGTTGTAG
- the gspG gene encoding type II secretion system major pseudopilin GspG: MNQRLRSAPRPQGGFTLLELLVVLVVLGLLAGIVAPKYFAQLGRSEVKVAKAQIEGLGKALDLYRLEVGHYPSTEQGLQALVTAPSDETKWTGPYLQKKLPQDPWGRNYNYRYPGENGEYDLLSMGKDGQPGGEGENAEVTSWQ, encoded by the coding sequence ATGAATCAGCGTTTGCGTTCCGCCCCGCGTCCTCAAGGCGGGTTCACCCTGCTCGAACTGTTGGTGGTGCTGGTGGTGCTGGGGCTGTTGGCCGGCATCGTCGCGCCGAAGTATTTCGCCCAACTGGGCCGCTCCGAAGTGAAGGTGGCCAAGGCGCAAATCGAAGGCTTGGGCAAAGCGCTCGACCTGTACCGTCTGGAGGTCGGTCATTACCCATCGACCGAACAAGGTTTGCAGGCGCTGGTCACTGCGCCAAGCGATGAAACCAAATGGACCGGTCCTTACTTGCAGAAAAAACTGCCGCAGGACCCGTGGGGTCGTAACTACAACTACCGCTACCCCGGCGAAAACGGCGAGTACGATCTGCTGTCCATGGGCAAGGACGGCCAACCCGGCGGCGAAGGCGAAAACGCCGAAGTCACCAGCTGGCAATGA
- a CDS encoding alpha/beta hydrolase, whose amino-acid sequence MNIVKQTLTASLLALSIGNAFAAGSPGVEHNTQAFLEALAAGGGKPLEQLSPKDARAVLTGAQNSVKVDLSGVDVSDRAIKVDGQTINLKIVRPAKVKGELPVFMFFHGGGWVLGDYPTHQRLIHDLVVGSGAVAVYVDYTPSPEAHYPTAINQAYAATRWVAEHGKDIGVDGKRLAVAGNSVGGNMAAVVALMAKEQKAPSLRFQLLMWPVTNAQFDSGSYQQFAEGHFLTKGMMNWFWDNYTTDQAERAQIHASPLQASAEQLKGLPAALVQTAEFDVLRDEGEAYARHLDAAGVPVTAVRYNGMIHDFGLLNPLSQIPEVKAAVRQAALELKTHLN is encoded by the coding sequence ATGAACATCGTCAAACAAACCCTGACCGCTTCCCTTCTCGCCCTTTCCATCGGCAATGCATTCGCCGCCGGCAGCCCGGGTGTCGAACACAATACCCAGGCCTTCCTCGAAGCCCTCGCCGCCGGCGGTGGCAAGCCGCTTGAGCAGTTGAGCCCCAAAGATGCCCGTGCGGTGCTGACCGGTGCGCAAAACTCGGTGAAGGTTGATCTGTCGGGTGTGGACGTCAGCGATCGTGCGATCAAGGTCGACGGGCAAACCATCAACCTGAAAATCGTCCGGCCGGCCAAGGTCAAAGGTGAATTGCCGGTGTTCATGTTCTTCCACGGTGGCGGCTGGGTGTTGGGCGATTACCCGACTCACCAGCGTCTGATCCACGATCTGGTGGTCGGCTCCGGCGCTGTCGCGGTGTATGTCGATTACACGCCGTCGCCGGAAGCGCATTACCCGACTGCGATCAACCAGGCCTACGCCGCGACCCGTTGGGTGGCCGAGCATGGCAAGGACATCGGCGTCGATGGCAAGCGCTTGGCGGTAGCCGGCAACAGCGTCGGCGGCAACATGGCGGCGGTCGTGGCGTTGATGGCCAAGGAACAGAAAGCACCGTCGCTGCGCTTCCAGTTGTTGATGTGGCCGGTGACCAACGCACAGTTCGACAGCGGCTCGTACCAGCAATTTGCCGAAGGCCACTTCCTGACCAAGGGCATGATGAACTGGTTCTGGGACAACTACACGACCGACCAGGCCGAGCGTGCGCAGATCCATGCCTCGCCGTTGCAAGCCAGCGCCGAACAGCTCAAAGGCCTGCCCGCCGCCCTGGTGCAAACCGCCGAGTTCGACGTGTTGCGTGACGAAGGCGAAGCCTATGCCCGCCACCTCGACGCAGCCGGTGTGCCGGTCACGGCGGTGCGATACAACGGCATGATCCACGACTTCGGCCTGCTCAACCCGCTGAGCCAGATTCCGGAGGTGAAAGCGGCGGTTCGTCAGGCAGCACTGGAACTCAAGACTCACTTGAACTGA
- a CDS encoding type II secretion system F family protein, with amino-acid sequence MRFHLKAVGKAGVVSMTVEAPGHSEARRIVEDQGLRVVSLHVERHWRALRLRQRETFNLVLFSQELTTLLNAGLPLIDALESLAEKENAPQARKTLSELVRLLYEGKSFSQALAQLSAVFPPLYVALVQSSEKTGAVGDALGRYVSYRQRMDEVRQKIVSASIYPLLLLVVGGGVVLFLMGYVVPRFSLVFEGLGSNLPWLSQVLMSCGMFLHAHQGEFFGALAAIIVALGFLQRQPAFRRGVDRVIEKLPAVHQRIFMYELARFYRSLGILLQGGIPLVTAMGMVRGLLTPASRVRLDQACERVREGQSLSAALELNHLVTPVSLRLLRAGEQSGNLGQMMERSADFYDEEISRWIEWFVRLFEPLLMTFIGLLIGVIVILMYIPIFELASSIH; translated from the coding sequence ATGCGCTTTCATCTCAAGGCAGTGGGCAAGGCTGGCGTGGTCTCGATGACCGTCGAGGCTCCCGGCCACAGCGAGGCCCGGCGCATCGTCGAAGACCAGGGCTTGCGGGTGGTCAGCCTGCACGTCGAGCGGCACTGGCGCGCGTTGCGCCTTCGACAGCGCGAGACATTCAATCTGGTGTTGTTCAGCCAGGAACTGACCACCTTGCTCAACGCCGGCCTGCCGTTAATCGATGCGCTGGAAAGCCTCGCAGAAAAAGAGAACGCGCCACAGGCCCGTAAAACGTTGAGCGAACTGGTGCGCCTGCTGTATGAAGGCAAATCGTTCTCCCAGGCATTGGCCCAGCTGTCGGCGGTGTTCCCTCCGCTCTACGTCGCGCTGGTGCAGTCCAGTGAGAAGACCGGCGCCGTGGGTGATGCCCTGGGCCGCTATGTCAGCTATCGCCAGCGCATGGACGAGGTTCGGCAAAAAATCGTCAGCGCTTCGATCTACCCCCTGCTGTTGCTGGTGGTGGGCGGTGGCGTGGTGTTGTTCTTGATGGGTTACGTGGTGCCGCGCTTCAGCCTGGTGTTCGAAGGGCTGGGGTCGAATCTGCCGTGGCTGTCGCAAGTGCTGATGAGCTGCGGGATGTTCCTGCACGCCCACCAGGGTGAGTTCTTCGGCGCATTGGCGGCAATCATCGTCGCCCTCGGCTTTCTTCAGCGACAACCGGCTTTTCGTCGGGGCGTCGACCGTGTGATCGAAAAACTCCCGGCGGTCCATCAACGCATTTTCATGTACGAACTGGCGCGCTTCTATCGCTCCCTGGGCATCCTGTTGCAGGGCGGCATTCCCCTCGTCACCGCCATGGGCATGGTTCGCGGCCTGCTCACCCCCGCCTCCCGCGTGCGCCTGGACCAGGCCTGCGAACGGGTACGCGAGGGGCAATCACTGTCGGCCGCGCTGGAGCTCAATCACCTGGTGACCCCGGTCTCCCTGCGTTTGCTTCGAGCGGGCGAACAATCCGGCAACCTCGGCCAGATGATGGAGCGCAGCGCTGACTTCTACGACGAAGAAATCAGCCGCTGGATCGAATGGTTCGTGCGGCTGTTCGAACCCTTGCTCATGACCTTCATCGGCCTGCTGATCGGGGTCATCGTGATCCTGATGTACATCCCGATCTTCGAACTGGCTTCGAGTATTCACTGA
- a CDS encoding mechanosensitive ion channel family protein encodes MSFVLAHLLSWSALLLVIDTVLWHLAPFKHRVTRVGVRLALFVLFSALVINAGVSPLQAPLFAEDRVAQLGATALGILWWLYSARVLTEVIGLVLMRRIGHSGRLLQDVIGALVFLIAIVAAAGYVLELPVKGLLATSGVVAIVVGLALQSTLSDVFSGIVLNTTKPYQVDDWIMIDGVEGKVLDIDWRATHLLTSAGSTAVVPNSVAAKAKIVNLSRPTNMHGVSISIQVPNHIRPRRVLDALERTLQGSSSLLLNPAPKAVLKEAGETMSEYVASGFIAELGKKSEVRNQLFDLAHRHLEAAGISRQIDGVIEPTTRARALLDEVKVFRSLSEDERDQLAQSMVPQQYAAGQVVLELGEVPDSLMVIATGVVSATVPDGTGQTEAGRMGPSEVMGEQSVLTDTPSQATFTTLTSCIIYRIDKSLTRGCMEQRVEVGRALNKLQAVRQQNSRLALMAKPVPIKKNGFLNWLQKRQQA; translated from the coding sequence ATGTCTTTTGTCCTCGCTCACCTGCTGTCCTGGAGTGCCCTGCTGCTGGTGATCGACACCGTGCTCTGGCACCTCGCGCCGTTCAAGCATCGCGTCACGCGGGTTGGCGTGCGGCTGGCGTTGTTTGTGCTGTTCAGCGCGCTGGTGATCAATGCCGGTGTGAGCCCGTTGCAGGCACCGTTGTTCGCCGAGGATCGTGTCGCGCAATTGGGCGCCACGGCGTTGGGGATTCTCTGGTGGCTGTACTCCGCGCGGGTGCTCACCGAAGTCATCGGCCTGGTGCTGATGCGCCGCATCGGTCACAGCGGTCGCTTGTTGCAGGACGTCATCGGCGCGCTGGTGTTCCTTATTGCCATCGTCGCGGCGGCCGGTTACGTGCTGGAGCTGCCGGTGAAAGGCTTGCTGGCGACGTCCGGCGTCGTGGCCATCGTCGTCGGTCTGGCGTTGCAAAGCACCTTGAGCGACGTGTTTTCCGGGATCGTGCTCAACACCACCAAGCCGTATCAGGTGGATGACTGGATCATGATCGATGGCGTCGAAGGCAAAGTCCTCGACATCGACTGGCGCGCCACGCACCTGCTGACCAGCGCCGGCAGCACCGCTGTGGTGCCGAATTCGGTGGCGGCCAAGGCGAAAATCGTCAACCTCAGCCGGCCGACCAACATGCACGGCGTGTCCATCAGCATTCAAGTGCCCAACCACATCCGCCCGCGTCGGGTGCTGGATGCGCTGGAGCGCACGCTTCAAGGCAGCAGCAGTTTGCTGCTCAACCCGGCGCCGAAAGCCGTGCTCAAAGAGGCTGGCGAAACCATGTCCGAGTACGTGGCCAGCGGCTTTATCGCCGAGCTCGGCAAGAAGAGCGAGGTGCGCAATCAGCTGTTCGACCTGGCGCACCGGCACCTCGAAGCGGCGGGAATTTCCCGGCAGATCGATGGTGTTATTGAACCGACAACCCGCGCACGGGCGTTGCTGGATGAAGTGAAAGTCTTCCGCTCCCTGAGCGAGGACGAGCGTGATCAATTGGCTCAGTCCATGGTCCCGCAGCAATACGCGGCGGGTCAGGTGGTGCTGGAATTGGGCGAAGTGCCGGACAGCCTGATGGTGATCGCCACAGGCGTGGTCAGCGCCACCGTCCCCGATGGCACCGGGCAAACCGAAGCCGGGCGCATGGGGCCGAGTGAGGTGATGGGTGAACAAAGCGTGCTCACCGATACACCGTCCCAGGCCACCTTCACCACCCTGACCTCGTGCATCATTTACCGGATCGACAAATCCCTGACCCGTGGTTGCATGGAACAACGGGTTGAAGTGGGTCGGGCGCTGAACAAGCTGCAAGCGGTGCGGCAGCAGAACAGCCGGTTGGCGCTGATGGCCAAACCGGTTCCGATCAAGAAAAACGGCTTCCTCAACTGGCTGCAAAAACGCCAACAGGCCTAG
- a CDS encoding lytic transglycosylase domain-containing protein encodes MKTLTTGLLGCLLLTSVVQADVFVSVDAKGSYVLSNVHRPGRTYERVIHEPQSSLVGLDQQPQMIARQPYAELVSAAATANELPAALLHAVIREESRYNSDATSPKGAGGLMQLMPDTAREMGVKNVYDPKANIQGGAKYLKRLLTLFDNDITLAVAAYNAGPQAVLSRGGVVPPFAETQRYVPSVLRQYRRLQGLAMDAPL; translated from the coding sequence ATGAAAACACTCACCACAGGACTGCTCGGCTGTTTGCTGCTGACGAGCGTCGTACAGGCCGATGTGTTCGTTTCCGTGGACGCCAAGGGCAGTTACGTACTGTCCAATGTGCACCGTCCCGGCCGCACCTATGAACGGGTGATTCACGAGCCCCAATCCTCGCTGGTCGGTCTTGATCAGCAGCCCCAGATGATTGCCAGGCAACCCTATGCAGAGCTGGTGTCGGCGGCCGCCACGGCCAATGAATTGCCGGCCGCGTTGTTGCACGCGGTCATCCGCGAAGAGTCCCGCTACAACTCGGATGCGACGTCCCCCAAAGGCGCCGGCGGGCTGATGCAATTGATGCCCGATACCGCCCGGGAGATGGGGGTGAAAAACGTCTATGACCCCAAGGCCAACATCCAGGGCGGCGCCAAATACCTCAAGCGCCTGCTGACCCTGTTCGACAACGACATCACCCTCGCCGTGGCGGCCTACAACGCCGGGCCGCAAGCGGTGCTGAGCCGTGGCGGAGTGGTCCCGCCGTTTGCTGAAACCCAACGTTATGTGCCCAGCGTTTTGCGCCAGTACCGGCGCTTGCAAGGCTTGGCCATGGACGCACCGCTGTGA
- the ycaC gene encoding isochorismate family cysteine hydrolase YcaC, producing the protein MSNVPYKRLNKDDAVVLLVDHQTGLISLVQDFSPNEFKNNVLALADLAKFFKLPTILTTSFENGPNGPMVPELKELFPDAPYIPRPGQINAWDNEDFVKAVKATGRKQLIIAGVVTDVCVTFPTLSALAEGFEVFVVTDASGTFNETVQQAAWARMSAAGAQLVNWFSVACELQGDWRNDMEGLANLLSPRIPNYRNLMNSYVALTSK; encoded by the coding sequence ATGAGCAACGTTCCGTACAAGCGCCTGAACAAAGACGATGCCGTAGTCCTGTTGGTCGACCACCAGACCGGCCTGATCTCGCTGGTCCAGGATTTCTCGCCGAACGAATTCAAGAACAACGTGCTGGCCCTCGCGGACCTGGCCAAGTTCTTCAAATTGCCGACCATCCTCACCACCAGTTTCGAAAATGGCCCGAACGGCCCGATGGTGCCTGAGCTCAAGGAACTGTTCCCGGACGCGCCGTACATCCCGCGTCCAGGCCAGATCAATGCCTGGGACAACGAAGATTTCGTCAAAGCCGTTAAAGCCACTGGCCGCAAGCAACTGATCATCGCGGGTGTGGTGACCGACGTATGCGTGACTTTCCCGACGTTGTCGGCACTGGCGGAAGGCTTTGAAGTGTTTGTAGTGACCGACGCCTCGGGCACCTTCAACGAAACCGTGCAGCAAGCGGCCTGGGCTCGCATGTCGGCGGCCGGAGCACAATTGGTCAACTGGTTCTCGGTGGCGTGCGAGCTGCAGGGTGACTGGCGTAACGACATGGAAGGCCTGGCGAACCTGCTGTCGCCGCGTATTCCGAACTATCGCAACTTGATGAACAGCTACGTGGCGCTGACTTCGAAGTAA
- a CDS encoding amidohydrolase: MNADLILFNGQFHTVDRENPRASAVAIREGRFVAVGTDAEAMALRGSGTQVIDLKGRCVIPGLNDSHLHLIRGGLNYNLELRWEGVPSVVDALRMLKDQADRTPTPQWVRVVGGWNEFQFAEKRMPTLEELNQAAPDTPVFVLHLYDRALLNRAALRVAGYTRNTPNPPGGEIVRDANGEPTGMLVARPNAMILYSTLAKGPKLPLEYQVNSTRQFMRELNRLGLTSAIDAGGGFQNYPDDYQVIEQLAKDQQLTIRIAYNLFTQKPKEELTDFKNWTSSVTLHQGDDYLRHNGAGEMLVFSAADFEDFLEPRPDLPQTMEDELEPVVRHLVEQRWPFRLHATYNESISRMLDVFEKVNRDIPFNGLPWFFDHAETITPQNIERVRALGGGIAIQDRMAFQGEYFVERYGAKAAEATPPIKRMLAEGVPVGAGTDATRVSSYNPWTSLYWMVSGRTVGGLELHAEGLSRQTALELFTHGSAWFSSEQGKKGQIKIGQLADVAALSADFFSVDEEAIKWIESVLTVVGGKVVYAAGDFEKLGPASVPVLPDWSPVVKVPGHWRPTSPMQAQVHHCSGPCGVHAHSHEKARLSNAPVSDFAGFWGAFGCSCFAF; this comes from the coding sequence ATGAACGCCGATCTGATTTTATTCAATGGCCAATTTCATACCGTTGACCGTGAAAACCCACGCGCCAGCGCGGTGGCGATCCGCGAAGGTCGCTTCGTCGCGGTCGGCACCGACGCCGAAGCCATGGCCCTGCGCGGGTCGGGCACGCAGGTCATCGACCTCAAGGGTCGTTGCGTCATTCCCGGCCTCAACGACTCGCACTTGCACCTGATTCGCGGCGGTCTGAATTACAACCTCGAACTGCGTTGGGAAGGCGTGCCATCGGTGGTCGATGCCTTGCGCATGCTCAAGGACCAGGCCGATCGCACGCCCACGCCGCAATGGGTGCGGGTGGTCGGTGGCTGGAACGAATTCCAGTTCGCCGAAAAGCGCATGCCGACCCTCGAAGAACTCAATCAGGCCGCGCCAGACACCCCGGTGTTTGTCCTGCATTTGTACGACCGCGCGTTGCTCAACCGCGCCGCTTTGCGCGTGGCCGGTTACACCCGCAACACGCCGAACCCGCCGGGTGGCGAGATTGTGCGCGATGCCAACGGTGAGCCGACCGGCATGCTGGTCGCCCGTCCCAATGCGATGATTTTGTACTCGACGCTGGCCAAGGGGCCAAAGTTGCCGCTGGAGTACCAGGTCAACTCGACGCGCCAGTTCATGCGCGAACTCAATCGCCTCGGCCTGACCAGCGCCATCGACGCCGGCGGTGGTTTCCAGAATTATCCCGACGATTATCAGGTGATCGAACAGTTGGCCAAGGACCAGCAGCTGACCATTCGCATCGCCTACAACCTGTTCACGCAGAAGCCGAAAGAAGAGCTGACCGACTTCAAGAACTGGACGTCGAGCGTGACCCTGCATCAGGGCGACGATTACCTGCGACACAACGGCGCCGGGGAAATGCTGGTGTTTTCGGCGGCGGATTTCGAGGACTTCCTCGAGCCGCGTCCGGACTTGCCGCAGACCATGGAAGATGAGCTGGAACCGGTGGTTCGCCACCTCGTCGAGCAGCGCTGGCCGTTCCGTTTGCACGCCACGTACAACGAATCCATCAGCCGCATGCTCGACGTGTTCGAGAAGGTCAACCGCGACATTCCGTTCAACGGTTTGCCATGGTTTTTCGACCACGCTGAAACCATTACGCCGCAGAACATCGAGCGGGTGAGGGCGCTGGGTGGCGGTATTGCGATTCAGGATCGCATGGCGTTTCAGGGCGAGTATTTCGTCGAGCGTTATGGCGCCAAGGCCGCCGAGGCGACCCCGCCGATCAAGCGCATGTTGGCCGAAGGGGTACCGGTCGGCGCCGGTACGGATGCCACGCGGGTGTCGAGCTACAATCCTTGGACATCGTTGTACTGGATGGTCAGTGGCCGCACCGTCGGTGGCCTGGAACTGCATGCCGAGGGCCTGTCCCGGCAGACCGCGCTGGAGCTGTTTACCCACGGCAGCGCCTGGTTCTCGTCCGAGCAGGGCAAGAAAGGCCAGATCAAGATTGGCCAACTGGCGGATGTCGCGGCGCTCAGCGCTGACTTTTTCAGCGTCGATGAAGAAGCGATCAAGTGGATCGAATCGGTGTTGACCGTGGTCGGCGGCAAGGTGGTGTACGCCGCCGGCGATTTCGAAAAACTGGGACCTGCCAGCGTGCCGGTGCTGCCGGACTGGTCGCCGGTGGTCAAGGTGCCGGGTCATTGGCGTCCGACGTCGCCGATGCAGGCGCAGGTTCACCATTGCAGCGGGCCGTGCGGCGTGCATGCCCACAGCCATGAAAAGGCCCGGTTGTCGAACGCGCCGGTCAGCGATTTCGCCGGTTTCTGGGGCGCGTTCGGCTGCTCGTGCTTCGCGTTCTGA